In the Flavisolibacter tropicus genome, one interval contains:
- a CDS encoding glycosyltransferase family 2 protein: MLKVSVVIPVYGQWHLVKRNVDSLLALDGNNIEEIIIVNDCSKESNPYKFDSPLVKIISNENNLGYTGTVNKGLKIAAAQIVVLLDSDAFPIEPFIQRLTTFYSSSSVGCVGFSTVDEDGRDNGNYQFEPSITGLVIGQALAHKLRFLPFYKKKYFLPNSCAVSFHKSCLEELGYFDAVNFPVLEADVDLCMRIHRSKWDLIFTKDIVICHKGGNSYKINYKRVLLYHKSRWILLKKFNLILFPKLSKVLLNIRVRVELYVLCLLALFKEDAIDLDEKKYGRRILLKEINNYK; the protein is encoded by the coding sequence ATGCTTAAGGTCAGCGTTGTTATACCCGTATATGGACAATGGCATTTGGTGAAGCGTAATGTTGACTCGTTGTTAGCGTTGGATGGCAATAATATTGAAGAGATTATCATTGTAAATGATTGTTCCAAAGAAAGTAACCCTTATAAGTTTGATAGCCCTTTGGTTAAAATTATTTCAAATGAGAATAACTTAGGTTACACTGGCACTGTAAATAAAGGGTTGAAAATAGCTGCTGCTCAGATTGTTGTTTTATTGGATTCTGATGCTTTCCCTATAGAACCTTTTATACAAAGATTGACTACTTTTTATAGTAGTTCATCTGTTGGATGTGTTGGATTTTCTACGGTAGATGAAGATGGGAGAGATAATGGAAACTACCAGTTTGAGCCATCCATTACTGGACTTGTAATAGGACAGGCACTGGCGCATAAACTTAGATTTTTACCTTTTTATAAAAAAAAGTATTTTCTTCCTAATTCATGTGCTGTTAGCTTCCATAAGAGTTGTCTTGAAGAATTAGGTTATTTCGATGCTGTTAATTTCCCGGTACTAGAAGCAGATGTTGATTTGTGCATGCGTATACATCGTTCAAAGTGGGATTTGATATTTACCAAAGACATTGTTATCTGTCACAAAGGAGGGAACTCCTACAAGATTAATTATAAAAGAGTTTTGCTCTATCATAAAAGCAGATGGATATTATTAAAGAAGTTTAATCTGATTTTGTTTCCAAAACTTTCAAAAGTTTTATTAAATATTAGGGTAAGGGTTGAGCTATATGTTCTTTGTTTACTAGCGTTATTTAAGGAAGATGCCATTGATTTGGATGAAAAAAAATATGGCCGGCGTATTCTTCTTAAAGAAATAAATAATTATAAATAA
- a CDS encoding glycosyltransferase family 4 protein, with protein MKILFLTHRFYPCIGGIETVSALLANAFHNDGHEVHLLTWQEGKIGDEFLFTVMRRPNLISLIKEHAWADVVFENNPCLQLSWPGMLFKKPFIVALHTWISRVDGTIGWKDRVKLKWWLKRAKRVVAVSKAIGKVSWPIAEIIGNPYDANLFRRISFIKKTSDFIFLGRLVSDKGVDIAIKAFHKLKTLGVSKIDSDNLSFTIVGDGPEKERLSNMALKLGLDKCIHFVGVLQGERLVECLNRHRFILIPSVWEEPFGLVALEGIACGCIPIASDGGGLPDAVGKAGVIFKRGNIDAFFDVLCKVIHDTDLENQYRNAGEEHLKRFKQDVVAEKYLQVIKGAVNS; from the coding sequence TTGAAGATATTGTTTTTAACTCATCGATTTTATCCATGCATAGGTGGCATTGAAACTGTTTCTGCTTTATTAGCAAATGCTTTTCATAATGATGGCCATGAGGTTCATTTGTTAACATGGCAGGAGGGTAAGATTGGAGATGAATTTCTTTTTACAGTAATGAGGAGACCTAATTTGATTTCATTAATCAAAGAACATGCTTGGGCCGATGTGGTTTTTGAAAATAACCCCTGCCTGCAATTGTCATGGCCTGGTATGTTATTCAAAAAGCCTTTTATTGTGGCTTTACACACATGGATATCAAGAGTGGATGGTACAATTGGATGGAAGGATAGAGTAAAGCTTAAATGGTGGTTGAAAAGGGCCAAAAGAGTTGTTGCAGTGAGCAAAGCCATTGGTAAAGTAAGCTGGCCAATTGCAGAAATTATCGGTAACCCTTACGATGCTAATTTGTTTCGGCGCATTTCTTTTATAAAAAAAACAAGTGATTTTATATTTCTGGGAAGATTGGTTTCAGATAAAGGTGTTGATATTGCAATTAAAGCCTTTCACAAGTTAAAGACTTTAGGAGTAAGCAAAATCGACTCCGATAATTTGTCTTTTACGATTGTGGGTGACGGCCCGGAAAAGGAGCGTTTGAGTAATATGGCATTAAAGCTTGGCTTGGATAAATGCATTCACTTTGTTGGAGTATTACAAGGAGAGAGGTTAGTTGAATGTCTTAATAGGCATCGCTTTATATTAATACCGTCAGTATGGGAAGAACCTTTTGGATTAGTGGCTTTAGAAGGAATTGCTTGTGGATGTATTCCTATAGCTTCAGATGGTGGTGGATTGCCTGATGCAGTAGGCAAAGCTGGAGTTATTTTTAAACGAGGTAATATTGATGCTTTTTTTGATGTTCTATGTAAAGTTATACATGATACTGATTTAGAAAACCAGTATCGCAATGCCGGAGAAGAGCATTTGAAGAGATTTAAACAAGATGTAGTTGCCGAAAAATATTTACAGGTCATTAAAGGTGCTGTAAACAGTTAA
- a CDS encoding glycosyltransferase: MKITFLCGSLEPGRDGVGDYTRRLAGELVRSGHQISIVSIFDSFIKDELIGKQCVDEVELTVLRLPSIIPFNKRLKSAKCHIDSFDPNWLSLQFVPYAFHAKGLPFYLSSFFKSVGQGRKWHIMFHELWIGSSHSLKSLFYASLQKLIIKDLNRQLNPTIVHTHLPIYYSKLKRLRFNVMVLPLFSNIPVHPVRKIKDNGKIFRIGIFSQVDINQNIFCFIQEINQVLFNRKIFLELLLIGDNNKLKVFGTMLEVLLDGQVLIKYTGFLQSEEVSCAIQSCDIGLTSVPRHALGKSGSVAAFISHGIPVAAPNIYYSEKPEVAPFFSDTFCSAIIKNADYKKICEAKETVNVVKGEIDILNIARKFMLDIIDSSF, encoded by the coding sequence ATATCCATTGTTTCTATATTCGATAGTTTTATAAAAGATGAATTAATCGGTAAACAATGTGTAGATGAAGTTGAGCTGACTGTATTAAGACTTCCTTCCATAATTCCTTTTAATAAAAGACTCAAAAGTGCAAAATGCCATATAGATAGCTTTGATCCAAATTGGTTAAGTCTGCAATTTGTGCCATACGCATTTCATGCAAAAGGTTTGCCGTTTTATTTAAGCAGTTTTTTTAAAAGTGTTGGGCAAGGTAGGAAATGGCATATAATGTTTCATGAGTTATGGATAGGTAGCAGCCATTCGTTAAAAAGTCTTTTTTATGCATCCTTGCAAAAACTAATTATCAAAGATTTGAATAGGCAATTAAATCCTACGATAGTTCATACACATCTTCCTATTTATTATTCTAAATTGAAAAGGTTGAGGTTCAATGTGATGGTTTTGCCTTTGTTTTCTAATATACCTGTACATCCAGTTAGAAAAATTAAGGACAATGGCAAAATCTTCAGAATTGGGATTTTTAGCCAAGTTGATATTAATCAAAACATTTTTTGCTTTATCCAAGAAATTAACCAAGTCCTTTTTAATAGGAAGATATTTTTAGAGTTGCTTCTAATTGGTGACAATAACAAGTTAAAGGTGTTTGGAACTATGTTAGAGGTGCTGTTGGATGGCCAAGTCCTAATAAAGTATACCGGTTTTCTACAAAGTGAGGAAGTGTCTTGTGCCATTCAAAGTTGCGATATTGGACTTACTTCTGTACCTCGGCATGCGTTAGGGAAAAGCGGTAGCGTTGCTGCATTTATTTCTCATGGGATACCTGTTGCTGCACCCAACATTTATTACAGTGAAAAACCAGAAGTGGCTCCATTTTTTTCTGATACTTTTTGTTCAGCAATAATCAAGAATGCTGATTATAAGAAAATATGCGAAGCAAAGGAAACCGTCAATGTAGTGAAAGGAGAAATTGATATTTTAAATATTGCAAGAAAGTTTATGTTAGATATTATAGATAGTTCTTTTTAA